In one Eschrichtius robustus isolate mEscRob2 chromosome 15, mEscRob2.pri, whole genome shotgun sequence genomic region, the following are encoded:
- the CCT4 gene encoding T-complex protein 1 subunit delta, whose amino-acid sequence MPENVAPRSGPPAGVAGGRGKSAYQDRDKPAQIRFSNISAAKAVADAIRTSLGPKGMDKMIQDGKGDVTITNDGATILKQMQVLHPAARMLVELSKAQDIEAGDGTTSVVIIAGSLLDSCTKLLQKGIHPTIISESFQKALEKGTEILTDMSRPVELSDRETLLNSAATSLNSKVVSQYSSLLSPMTVNAVMKVIDPATATSVDLRDVKIVKKLGGTIDDCELVEGLVLTQKVANSGITRVEKAKIGLIQFCLSAPKTDMDNQIVVSDYVQMDRVLREERAYILNLVKQIKKTGCNVLLIQKSILRDALSDLALHFLNKMKIMVVKDIEREDIEFICKTIGTKPVAHVDQFTADMLGSAELAEEVSLNGSGKLIKITGCASPGKTVTIVVRGSNKLVIEEAERSIHDALCVIRCLVKKRALIAGGGAPEIELALRLTEYSRTLSGMESYCVRAFADAMEVIPSTLAENAGLNPISTVTELRNRHAQGEKTTGINVRKGGISNILEELVVQPLLVSVSALTLATETVRSILKIDDVVNSR is encoded by the exons ATGCCGGAGAACGTAGCCCCCCGGAGCGGGCCGCCCGCCGGGGTTGCCGGCGGCCGCGGGAAGAGTGCCTATCAGGACCGCGATAAGCCGGCCCAGATCCGCTTCAGCAACATCTCCGCGGCCAAAG CCGTTGCTGATGCTATTAGAACAAGCCTTGGACCGAAAGGAATGGATAAAATG ATTCAAGATGGAAAAGGTGATGTGACCATTACAAATGATGGTGCCACCATTCTGAAACAAATGCAGGTGTTACATCCAGCAGCCAGAATG CTGGTGGAGCTATCTAAGGCTCAGGATATAGAAGCGGGAGATGGCACGACATCAGTGGTCATTATTGCTGGCTCTCTCTTAGATTCCTGTACCAAGCTTCTTCAGAAAG GGATTCATCCCACCATCATTTCTGAGTCATTCCAGAAGGCTTTGGAAAAGGGTACTGAAATCTTGACTGACATGTCTCGACCTGTGGAACTGAGTGACAGAGAAACTTTGTTAAATAGTGCAGCCACTTCATTGAACTCAAAG GTTGTCTCTCAATATTCAAGTCTCCTTTCTCCAATGACTGTAAATGCAGTGATGAAAGTGATTGACCCAGCCACAGCTACTAGTGTAGACCTTAGAGATGTTAAAATAGTTAAGAAACTTGG tggGACAATTGATGACTGTGAGTTGGTGGAAGGTCTGGTTCTTACTCAAAAGGTGGCAAATTCTGGCATAACCAGGGTTGAAAAGGCTAAGATTGGGCTTATTCAGTTCTGCTTATCTGCTCCCAAAACAGAT ATGGACAATCAAATAGTAGTTTCTGACTACGTCCAGATGGACCGAGTGCTACGAGAGGAGAGAGCCTATATTCTAAATTTAGTGaagcaaattaagaaaacagGATGTAATGTTCTTCTCATACAGAAGTCTATTCTAAG AGATGCTCTTAGTGATCTTGCATTACATTTCCTGAACAAAATGAAGATTATGGTGGTTAAGGATATTGAAAGAGAAGACATTGAATTCATTTGTAAG ACTATTGGAACCAAACCAGTTGCTCATGTTGACCAGTTCACTGCTGACATGCTGGGATCGGCTGAGTTAGCTGAGGAGGTCAGCTTAAATGGTTCTGGCAAACTGATCAAG ATTACAGGCTGTGCAAGCCCTGGAAAAACAGTTACAATCGTTGTTCGTGGTTCTAACAAATTGGTGATTGAAGAAGCTGAACGTTCCATTCATGATGCCCTATGTGTTATTCGCTGTTTAGTGAAGAAGAG GGCCCTTATTGCAGGAGGTGGTGCTCCAGAAATAGAGTTGGCCCTGCGATTAACTGAATACTCAAGAACATTGAGTGGTATGGAATCCTACTGCGTTCGTGCTTTTGCAGATGCTATGGAGGTCATTCCATCTACACTAGCTGAAAATGCTGGCCTGAATCCCATTTCTACAGTAACAGAACTAAGAAACAGGCATGCCCAAGGAGAAAAAACTACAGGCATTAATGTCCGAAAG GGTGGTATTTCCAACATACTGGAGGAACTGGTTGTCCAGCCTCTGTTGGTTTCAGTCAGTGCACTGACTCTAGCAACTGAAACTGTCCGGAGCATTCTGAAAATTGATGATGTG gtAAACAGTCGGTAA